From Microbacterium invictum, the proteins below share one genomic window:
- a CDS encoding DNA helicase, translating into MSLSRKHKKELRKLQEQANNLWEDQQVLLTQAGSVAREAGRQLGTYNREYVQPVVQQKYERYAAPYVDHSVKTSKRVYNETLVPAAGAVVGSALSVWDAANDTRARLAAGRGVAPVDFADVQKRAEKHGKAAARRFGVQEVPAKKGLSAGAVIALVFGIGAALGVLYAAWQTLRADDELWVADDPLRAPDA; encoded by the coding sequence GTGAGCCTCAGCCGCAAGCACAAGAAGGAACTTCGCAAGCTTCAGGAGCAGGCCAACAACCTGTGGGAGGACCAGCAGGTTCTGCTGACCCAGGCCGGGTCCGTCGCCCGTGAGGCCGGACGTCAGCTGGGCACCTACAACCGCGAGTACGTCCAGCCCGTCGTGCAGCAGAAGTACGAGCGCTATGCGGCCCCGTATGTCGACCACAGTGTGAAGACCTCGAAGAGGGTCTACAACGAGACACTCGTTCCCGCGGCGGGTGCCGTCGTCGGATCGGCTCTGTCGGTGTGGGATGCCGCGAACGACACGCGTGCACGACTCGCAGCCGGACGCGGGGTCGCGCCGGTCGACTTCGCCGACGTCCAGAAGCGTGCCGAAAAGCACGGCAAGGCGGCGGCACGGCGCTTCGGCGTGCAGGAAGTGCCCGCCAAGAAGGGCCTCAGCGCAGGTGCTGTCATCGCTCTCGTGTTCGGGATCGGCGCAGCTCTCGGCGTGCTCTACGCGGCGTGGCAGACGCTTCGTGCCGACGACGAGCTGTGGGTGGCCGACGACCCGCTGCGCGCCCCCGACGCCTGA
- a CDS encoding aminoacyl-tRNA deacylase, producing the protein MTDPLDRVRDAAAQRGLDIELRERPNARSLPEAAALLGLEPADIIKTLVVKRSDDTYLFALIPGDRAISWPKLRAVVGVNKLRLPEPELALAATGYERGTIVPVGSTTDWPVYADTTIAGRRIAMGAGAHGYSMFVDADALIAAYGATVTDISQPLEG; encoded by the coding sequence GTGACAGACCCGCTCGATCGCGTCCGCGACGCCGCCGCGCAGCGCGGTCTCGATATCGAGTTGCGTGAGCGGCCGAACGCGCGCAGTCTGCCCGAGGCGGCGGCGCTGCTGGGCCTGGAACCGGCCGACATCATCAAGACGCTCGTGGTCAAGCGCTCCGATGACACCTACCTGTTCGCGCTGATCCCGGGCGACCGCGCGATCTCGTGGCCGAAGCTGCGCGCGGTGGTGGGTGTGAACAAGCTGCGGCTGCCCGAGCCCGAGCTGGCTTTGGCCGCCACCGGCTACGAGCGCGGAACGATCGTGCCCGTGGGCAGCACGACCGACTGGCCGGTGTACGCCGACACGACGATCGCCGGCCGCCGTATCGCGATGGGTGCCGGCGCGCACGGCTACAGCATGTTCGTCGACGCCGACGCCCTGATCGCCGCCTACGGTGCGACGGTCACCGACATCTCGCAACCGCTCGAGGGCTGA
- a CDS encoding NUDIX hydrolase gives MDLRVAAYAVIIDERDNILLAHWNEGRRGAWTLPGGGLEPGEDPEVAARREVREETGFRVKLDGLLGVHSRVIPAARRIPEPAPDPLHTLRIVYRAHITGGKLRNEVGGTTDRAEWFPVKSVRTIPHVKLVDIALTMAGAGRA, from the coding sequence ATGGACCTTCGCGTCGCCGCCTACGCCGTCATCATCGACGAGCGCGACAACATCCTGCTCGCGCACTGGAACGAAGGGCGCCGCGGCGCCTGGACCCTGCCCGGCGGTGGGCTTGAGCCCGGGGAGGATCCCGAGGTCGCAGCCCGCCGCGAAGTCCGCGAAGAGACCGGGTTCCGCGTCAAGCTCGACGGGCTGCTCGGCGTGCATTCGCGCGTGATCCCGGCCGCGCGCCGCATTCCCGAACCTGCGCCCGATCCGCTGCACACGCTGCGGATCGTGTACCGCGCGCACATCACCGGCGGCAAGCTGCGCAACGAGGTCGGCGGCACGACCGATCGCGCCGAGTGGTTTCCGGTGAAGTCCGTCCGCACGATTCCGCACGTCAAGCTGGTCGACATCGCGCTGACGATGGCGGGTGCTGGTCGCGCATGA